In a genomic window of Candidatus Binatus sp.:
- the purU gene encoding formyltetrahydrofolate deformylase, giving the protein MAEGKATLLISCIDRPGIIARVAGHLFTLGCNIITSDQYSDDEDSHFFWRIHFESLRLPISELSKELDASMPSLLPWKHLKWQLFDAAKRDRIVIMVSRLPHCMMDLLSRHRFGELDGDVVGVVSNHTDLEPLARPFEAPFTVIPVAKDRKSESEAALLNHLTGLRADTVVLARYMQVLSDEFLRAWNKPIVNIHHSLLPAFAGQRPHKQAHDRGVKLIGATAHYVTEQLDAGPIIAQATAPMTHRDTVADLARKGKDLEVMVLAKAVRAHLKKQVLLHHNRTIVFE; this is encoded by the coding sequence GTGGCCGAAGGCAAAGCTACTCTCCTCATCTCATGCATCGACCGCCCCGGTATCATAGCCCGCGTCGCCGGCCACCTGTTCACTCTCGGATGCAATATTATCACTTCCGACCAGTACTCCGACGACGAGGATAGCCACTTCTTCTGGCGCATCCACTTCGAAAGCCTGCGGCTCCCCATCAGCGAGCTGTCCAAAGAACTCGATGCGTCGATGCCGTCGCTGCTGCCGTGGAAGCACCTCAAGTGGCAGCTCTTCGACGCCGCCAAGCGGGACCGGATTGTCATCATGGTTTCGCGCCTGCCGCACTGCATGATGGATCTGTTGAGCCGGCATCGTTTCGGCGAGCTCGACGGCGACGTGGTCGGCGTGGTCAGCAATCATACCGACCTGGAACCGCTCGCGCGCCCGTTCGAGGCGCCGTTCACGGTGATTCCGGTCGCGAAAGACCGCAAATCGGAGTCTGAAGCCGCGCTCTTGAATCATCTCACCGGGCTGCGCGCGGACACCGTCGTGCTCGCGCGCTACATGCAAGTGCTGTCGGACGAATTTCTTCGCGCCTGGAACAAGCCGATCGTCAACATCCACCACAGCCTCCTGCCCGCGTTCGCCGGCCAGCGGCCGCACAAGCAGGCGCACGACCGCGGCGTCAAGCTAATCGGCGCGACCGCGCACTACGTGACCGAACAGCTCGACGCCGGCCCGATAATCGCCCAGGCCACCGCGCCGATGACGCATCGCGACACCGTCGCCGACCTGGCGCGCAAGGGCAAGGATCTCGAAGTGATGGTGTTGGCGAAGGCCGTGCGCGCCCACCTCAAAAAGCAGGTGCTGCTCCACCACAACCGCACGATCGTTTTCGAATAA
- the rsmI gene encoding 16S rRNA (cytidine(1402)-2'-O)-methyltransferase has protein sequence MSGRANKQTGAGGILYVVATPIGNPGDISARAIRTLEQVSLIACEDTRRTGQMLARHQIHTPTVSHFEHNEERRVPELIARLKAGEKIALVTDAGTPAISDPGFRLVRAAWEANLRVMAVPGASAAIAALSIAGIPTDRFTFEGFIPPRDAARRSRLEELRREPRTMVFYEAARRLADTLAEMAAAFGQSRDAAVVSEITKTYEATLRGTLAELERRFRATPALGEITIIVAGAPDAPSIGGADAGLVTVDVGDALEVLREAGLGLKQASAVVARLTGRGRREVYQNALKSRSDDASDD, from the coding sequence ATGTCTGGGCGCGCAAATAAACAAACCGGCGCTGGCGGAATTTTGTACGTAGTCGCGACGCCGATCGGCAATCCGGGCGACATTTCCGCCCGCGCAATTCGCACCCTCGAGCAGGTCAGTCTGATCGCATGCGAGGACACGCGGCGAACCGGGCAGATGCTCGCGCGTCATCAGATTCACACGCCCACCGTCAGCCACTTCGAGCACAACGAGGAGCGGCGCGTGCCGGAGCTGATCGCGAGGCTGAAGGCGGGAGAAAAAATCGCGCTGGTTACCGACGCGGGCACGCCTGCCATTTCCGATCCGGGCTTTCGACTGGTGCGGGCGGCGTGGGAGGCAAACCTGCGCGTGATGGCGGTGCCGGGAGCGTCGGCGGCAATCGCGGCACTGTCGATTGCCGGAATCCCCACCGACAGGTTCACGTTCGAGGGATTTATCCCGCCGCGCGACGCGGCGCGGCGCAGCCGGCTGGAAGAACTCCGCCGCGAGCCGCGCACGATGGTCTTCTACGAGGCGGCGCGCCGGCTGGCCGATACGCTGGCCGAGATGGCGGCCGCATTCGGACAGTCGCGCGATGCGGCGGTGGTGAGCGAGATCACCAAGACTTACGAGGCGACGCTGCGTGGGACGCTGGCTGAGCTGGAACGCCGCTTTCGCGCGACGCCCGCGCTCGGAGAGATCACGATCATCGTCGCAGGCGCGCCGGATGCGCCGAGCATCGGCGGCGCAGACGCGGGGTTGGTCACCGTTGACGTGGGCGATGCGCTCGAAGTTCTCCGTGAGGCGGGACTTGGGCTCAAGCAGGCGAGCGCTGTGGTCGCGCGGCTGACGGGTAGAGGCCGTCGCGAAGTGTACCAGAATGCGCTCAAATCGCGCTCTGATGACGCCAGTGATGACTGA
- the aroQ gene encoding type II 3-dehydroquinate dehydratase, giving the protein MAVLVIHGPNLNLLGEREPEIYGRTRLADIDKELKQLGRELEMKVETFQSNSEGAIVDRIQQARGRCDVLILNPGAYTHTSVAIRDAIQAVSIPVIEVHLSNVYRREAFRHHSTIADIAHGRIMGFGAESYSLALRAARTMAEESRRRSG; this is encoded by the coding sequence ATTGCGGTGCTGGTGATCCATGGACCCAATCTCAATCTGCTCGGCGAACGCGAGCCGGAAATTTACGGCCGAACCCGCCTCGCTGATATCGACAAGGAACTCAAGCAACTGGGACGCGAACTCGAGATGAAGGTTGAGACGTTTCAGTCGAACAGCGAAGGCGCGATCGTCGATCGAATTCAGCAGGCGCGCGGCAGGTGCGACGTGCTAATCCTCAATCCCGGCGCATACACGCACACCAGCGTTGCCATTCGCGACGCGATACAGGCCGTGAGTATTCCGGTAATCGAAGTGCATCTGTCCAACGTGTATCGGCGCGAGGCGTTTCGGCATCATTCGACCATTGCGGACATCGCGCACGGTCGAATCATGGGATTTGGCGCCGAGAGCTATAGCCTGGCTCTCAGAGCCGCGCGCACGATGGCCGAGGAGTCGCGCCGACGGAGCGGATGA
- the accB gene encoding acetyl-CoA carboxylase biotin carboxyl carrier protein, which yields MPGNDQARRRVAVAGRHGEQMEVRELKTLLVLMRDYGLVELEIEDKKGKVRLVRAGARAPVDAAEAGSQPHLAVRVAAPLKMAMRHVEATEEEGSKAAGRIELAPNQKLIESPMVGTFYRAGSPDAAPFVEEGSSVRKGQPLCIIEAMKMMNEIESPAAGRVIRIIAENGNPIEYGQPLMIIEVT from the coding sequence ATGCCGGGCAACGATCAAGCGCGCAGGCGAGTCGCCGTTGCGGGAAGACACGGAGAGCAGATGGAAGTACGCGAGCTAAAAACCCTGCTGGTCCTGATGCGGGACTACGGGCTGGTTGAACTCGAGATCGAAGACAAGAAGGGCAAGGTGCGGCTGGTCCGCGCCGGCGCGCGCGCGCCGGTGGACGCGGCCGAGGCGGGTTCGCAGCCGCATCTGGCGGTGCGCGTGGCCGCGCCGCTCAAGATGGCGATGAGGCACGTTGAGGCGACCGAAGAGGAAGGCTCGAAGGCGGCGGGCAGAATCGAGCTGGCGCCGAATCAGAAGCTGATCGAAAGCCCGATGGTGGGTACGTTTTACCGGGCCGGCTCGCCGGACGCGGCGCCGTTCGTCGAGGAAGGATCGTCGGTGCGCAAGGGCCAGCCGTTGTGCATAATCGAGGCGATGAAGATGATGAACGAGATCGAATCGCCGGCCGCAGGGCGGGTGATAAGAATCATCGCCGAGAATGGAAATCCTATCGAGTACGGTCAACCGCTGATGATCATCGAAGTGACTTGA
- the accC gene encoding acetyl-CoA carboxylase biotin carboxylase subunit produces the protein MFKKMLIANRGTIAIRIIRACRELGISTVAVYSTADKNALHVRMADESVCIGPPAAEDSYMNIPAILSAATTFGADAVHPGYGFLSENGDFAEACQRSGLNFVGPRARHIRLMGDKPRARRIMKRAGVPVLPGSEGTGVTELREAQADAKRLGYPVLIKAAAGGGGKGMRVVRDAAELTRLFPQAQGESELSFNSRKMYLEKYLKHARHVEFQILADLHRNAIHLGERDCSIQRRHQKLIEESPCPILTARLREKMGKAAVRAAEVVGYSNVGTVEFLLADSGVFYFIEMNTRIQVEHGVTEMVTGVDLVKESIRMAMGERLGLKQRQVKFDGASMEFRIYAEDPERHIPSPGVVTNHHTPGGLGVRVETALYDGYRVPVQYDPLIAKLIVHAEARAEVIARAKAALREYVIDGIKTNIPLHLKILHDPDFNRGEFSTDFLSRYEPAQPEAAHHAPVSKAS, from the coding sequence ATGTTCAAAAAAATGCTGATCGCAAATCGCGGGACAATCGCAATCCGGATAATCCGCGCCTGCCGCGAGCTGGGGATTTCGACGGTGGCGGTTTACTCGACCGCGGACAAGAACGCGCTGCACGTGCGGATGGCGGACGAGTCGGTATGCATCGGGCCGCCGGCGGCTGAAGACAGCTATATGAACATCCCGGCGATCCTGAGCGCGGCCACGACCTTCGGCGCCGACGCGGTGCATCCAGGCTACGGCTTTCTCTCTGAGAACGGCGACTTCGCCGAGGCATGCCAGCGCTCGGGACTCAACTTCGTGGGTCCGCGGGCGCGTCATATCAGGTTGATGGGCGACAAGCCGCGCGCGCGGCGAATCATGAAGCGCGCGGGCGTGCCTGTCCTGCCGGGCAGCGAGGGCACCGGCGTTACCGAGCTGCGCGAGGCGCAAGCGGACGCGAAGCGGCTGGGCTACCCGGTGCTGATCAAGGCGGCAGCGGGCGGCGGCGGCAAGGGGATGCGAGTCGTTCGCGACGCGGCGGAGCTGACGCGGCTGTTTCCGCAAGCGCAGGGGGAATCCGAGTTGTCGTTCAACTCGCGCAAGATGTACCTGGAGAAATACCTCAAGCACGCGCGTCACGTCGAGTTTCAGATTCTTGCCGACTTGCACCGCAACGCGATTCATCTCGGCGAGCGCGACTGCTCGATTCAGCGCCGTCATCAGAAGCTGATCGAGGAATCGCCGTGCCCGATTCTGACCGCGCGGCTGCGCGAAAAGATGGGCAAGGCGGCGGTGCGCGCGGCCGAGGTGGTCGGCTATTCGAACGTCGGCACGGTGGAATTTCTGCTGGCGGACAGCGGCGTGTTTTATTTCATCGAGATGAACACCCGGATCCAGGTCGAGCACGGCGTGACCGAGATGGTCACCGGCGTTGACCTGGTGAAGGAGAGCATCCGGATGGCGATGGGCGAGCGGCTTGGGCTCAAGCAGCGGCAGGTGAAGTTCGATGGCGCGTCGATGGAGTTTCGCATCTACGCCGAGGATCCGGAGCGTCATATCCCGTCGCCGGGCGTCGTCACTAATCACCATACGCCGGGCGGACTGGGCGTGCGCGTCGAGACCGCCCTGTACGACGGCTATCGCGTGCCGGTGCAGTACGATCCGCTGATCGCAAAGCTGATAGTGCATGCCGAGGCGCGCGCCGAAGTGATCGCGCGGGCCAAGGCGGCGCTGCGCGAGTATGTCATCGACGGCATCAAGACCAACATCCCGCTGCATCTGAAGATCCTGCACGATCCGGATTTTAATCGCGGCGAATTCTCCACCGATTTTCTAAGCCGCTACGAACCGGCCCAGCCCGAAGCTGCGCACCACGCGCCGGTAAGCAAGGCCTCTTGA
- a CDS encoding DUF1573 domain-containing protein has translation MTNLKKILPAFLALIIALIASLPAAAQEGMNPMIPGGNSAPPGRAPKAVAANPLYDFGTALEGTMVSHTFTIKNIGQGYLDIRGVKTSCGCTTGNPSKVHVAPGDQSEIAVGFDTHFQKGHQVRTITAFTNDPDNPQVAMTMQGIVKQQVEAQPGEISFGNVKKGTEDTREVVVNDLNPGRGPFQVGPVSNSNSSIRVVQQKRPDGKPGALLKVSLLKTMPVGQFDDSIKITTNRVPLQVDVFGTVTGDLNVDPAQVSFGLVPRGQDVVRIFKLSNQGPHPVKVLEVASTSPAVAATAEPVTPGKEYKVTVTLKHGTPDGQLRGNLTIKTDDPEQATLKVPFYAIVGQFKT, from the coding sequence ATGACGAACTTGAAAAAAATCTTGCCCGCGTTCCTTGCACTGATAATCGCCTTGATTGCCAGCCTCCCGGCGGCCGCGCAGGAGGGCATGAATCCGATGATTCCCGGCGGCAACAGCGCGCCCCCGGGCCGCGCGCCGAAGGCGGTCGCCGCCAATCCGCTGTACGATTTCGGCACCGCGCTCGAAGGCACGATGGTCAGTCATACCTTCACCATCAAGAACATCGGCCAGGGCTATCTGGATATTCGCGGCGTGAAGACCTCATGCGGATGCACCACGGGCAATCCCTCGAAGGTGCATGTCGCGCCGGGCGACCAGAGCGAAATCGCCGTCGGGTTCGACACGCACTTTCAGAAGGGCCACCAGGTGCGCACCATCACCGCGTTCACCAACGATCCCGACAATCCGCAGGTCGCGATGACGATGCAGGGGATCGTCAAGCAGCAGGTCGAGGCGCAACCGGGTGAAATCTCATTTGGCAACGTGAAGAAGGGGACCGAAGACACCAGGGAGGTGGTGGTCAACGATCTCAATCCGGGGCGCGGGCCGTTCCAGGTCGGTCCGGTGAGCAACTCGAATTCTTCGATCAGGGTGGTGCAGCAAAAGCGTCCCGACGGCAAGCCGGGCGCGCTGCTCAAAGTCTCGCTGCTCAAGACGATGCCGGTGGGACAGTTCGACGACTCGATCAAGATCACGACCAATCGCGTGCCGTTGCAGGTTGACGTGTTCGGCACCGTGACCGGAGATTTGAATGTCGATCCCGCGCAGGTTTCGTTCGGTCTCGTTCCGCGCGGCCAGGACGTCGTGAGAATCTTCAAGCTGAGCAATCAGGGTCCCCATCCGGTAAAGGTACTCGAGGTGGCCAGCACCAGCCCTGCCGTCGCCGCAACCGCGGAGCCGGTCACGCCGGGCAAGGAATACAAGGTGACGGTTACGCTCAAGCATGGCACACCCGACGGCCAGTTGCGGGGGAATTTGACGATCAAGACCGACGACCCGGAGCAGGCGACGCTGAAGGTGCCGTTCTACGCAATCGTGGGCCAGTTCAAGACCTGA
- a CDS encoding YiiX/YebB-like N1pC/P60 family cysteine hydrolase, translating into MARREKSGIIAWLLDRMSDWAIGLLTKPIKSYALHIPNDIAALKRHIRKGDVILVEGNERVSECIKYLTQSSWSHSALYVGDEPIRRNPEMRAPLVAQFGEEANFLMVEAIVEAGVVLTPLAKYRDFNIRVCRPFNLSAADLAEVMDEAIRSVGDTYDLRNVIDLARYFLPVSLVPPRFRRQALQFGSGEPTRVICSSVIASSFNRVKFPIVPNYQQLPPPAAASPKRKLWPIGSKTTGALQYGTLRMVSPTLITPRDFDLSPYFEIIKFNIIENMRFDYHKILWADAAPPAPVKKGA; encoded by the coding sequence ATGGCTCGCCGCGAGAAATCGGGGATCATCGCCTGGCTGCTGGACCGGATGAGCGACTGGGCCATCGGTCTGCTCACCAAGCCCATCAAGAGTTACGCCCTCCACATCCCCAACGACATTGCCGCGCTCAAGCGTCACATTCGCAAGGGCGACGTCATATTGGTGGAAGGCAACGAGCGAGTCAGCGAATGCATCAAGTACCTGACCCAAAGCTCGTGGTCGCACTCGGCGTTGTACGTCGGTGACGAGCCGATTCGGCGCAATCCCGAGATGAGGGCGCCGCTGGTGGCGCAATTCGGCGAGGAAGCGAACTTCCTGATGGTCGAGGCGATCGTGGAGGCGGGCGTGGTGCTTACGCCGCTGGCCAAGTATCGCGACTTCAACATCCGCGTGTGCCGGCCGTTCAACCTGTCGGCGGCGGATCTGGCCGAGGTGATGGACGAGGCGATTCGCAGCGTGGGCGATACCTACGATCTGCGCAACGTGATCGATCTGGCGCGCTACTTCCTGCCGGTGAGCCTGGTGCCGCCGCGCTTTCGCCGCCAGGCGCTGCAGTTTGGAAGCGGCGAGCCGACGCGAGTCATCTGTTCGAGCGTGATCGCGTCGTCGTTTAATCGGGTGAAGTTCCCGATCGTGCCCAACTACCAGCAGTTGCCGCCGCCGGCCGCGGCGTCGCCCAAGCGCAAGCTATGGCCGATAGGCTCGAAGACGACCGGCGCGCTGCAATACGGCACGCTCAGGATGGTCTCGCCGACGCTGATCACGCCGCGCGATTTCGATCTGTCGCCCTATTTCGAGATCATCAAATTCAATATCATCGAGAATATGCGTTTCGACTATCACAAGATTTTGTGGGCCGACGCCGCACCGCCCGCGCCGGTGAAGAAGGGCGCCTGA